The following proteins are encoded in a genomic region of Streptococcus sp. 29892:
- a CDS encoding amino acid permease, whose product MNLFRKKQASGRSSYMRRHLGLVDLILLGIGSMVGTGIFTVTGLAAAQYAGPALIISIVIAAVSVGLTALFYAEFASRIPTNGGAYGYLYAVFGEFPAWLAGWLTIMEFLTAVSSVASGWGSYLKGLLANFGLALPTALNGTFNPAQGTYIDLLPVLVLIFVVGVVLLNSKAALRFNSALVVLKFSALALFILAGLFFIKPENWSNFAPFGFGAVYGGQAGIMAGASLMFFAFLGFESISLAIDEVKSPEKNVPKGIVLSLSIVTILYIVVTLVLTGMVHYSKLNVADAVAFALREVGLGWAASYVSVVAILTLITVCISMTYALSRMVYSISRDGLLPKSLSQLTATSKVPKNATILVGIFAAICAGIFPLASIASFLNICTLAYLIMLALGLIRLRQVEGLPKEDQFKTPFVPALPILSIIICLSFMFQYSLDTWIAFGVALIVGSLIYLFYGYKHSEVHSK is encoded by the coding sequence GTGAATTTATTTAGAAAAAAACAAGCAAGTGGACGGAGCAGTTATATGCGGCGCCACTTGGGCTTGGTGGATTTGATTTTATTAGGGATTGGTTCCATGGTGGGAACGGGAATTTTTACGGTCACTGGCCTAGCGGCGGCGCAATATGCAGGTCCAGCTTTGATTATATCGATTGTAATTGCCGCAGTTTCTGTTGGTTTAACGGCCTTATTTTACGCTGAATTTGCCTCTCGAATCCCGACAAACGGTGGGGCCTACGGCTATCTCTATGCGGTATTTGGTGAATTTCCTGCCTGGCTTGCAGGTTGGTTGACCATTATGGAATTTTTGACAGCAGTGTCCAGTGTGGCATCGGGCTGGGGTTCTTATTTGAAAGGTTTGTTAGCTAATTTTGGTCTTGCTCTGCCAACGGCCTTGAATGGCACTTTCAATCCAGCTCAAGGAACCTATATCGACCTTTTACCAGTCTTGGTGCTGATTTTCGTGGTTGGTGTGGTTCTACTCAATTCCAAGGCTGCCCTTCGATTTAACTCGGCTCTAGTTGTATTGAAATTTTCAGCATTAGCTCTTTTCATCCTTGCTGGGCTCTTCTTCATTAAGCCTGAGAACTGGTCCAATTTTGCTCCATTTGGTTTTGGGGCAGTCTATGGTGGTCAGGCTGGTATTATGGCAGGGGCTTCTCTGATGTTCTTTGCCTTCCTTGGTTTTGAGTCTATTTCCTTGGCGATTGATGAAGTCAAAAGCCCTGAGAAGAATGTACCAAAGGGAATTGTATTGTCCTTGTCTATCGTAACCATTCTTTACATAGTCGTGACCTTGGTCTTGACCGGAATGGTGCACTATAGCAAGCTTAATGTAGCGGATGCGGTTGCCTTTGCTCTTCGTGAAGTGGGCTTGGGCTGGGCAGCAAGTTATGTATCTGTCGTAGCTATCTTGACCCTGATTACGGTATGTATTTCCATGACCTACGCCCTATCTCGTATGGTTTACTCCATCAGCCGTGATGGGCTCTTGCCTAAATCGCTCAGCCAATTGACAGCGACTAGCAAGGTTCCTAAAAATGCGACTATTTTAGTGGGTATCTTTGCGGCAATCTGTGCAGGAATTTTCCCTCTGGCTAGTATTGCCAGCTTCCTCAATATTTGTACCCTAGCCTATCTGATTATGCTGGCCCTTGGCCTTATCCGCTTGCGTCAGGTTGAAGGTTTACCAAAAGAAGATCAATTCAAAACGCCATTTGTACCAGCTTTGCCAATCCTCTCTATCATCATCTGTCTGTCCTTTATGTTCCAGTACAGTTTGGATACTTGGATTGCCTTTGGAGTGGCGCTCATCGTAGGAAGTTTGATTTATCTTTTCTATGGATATAAACATTCGGAAGTTCATTCCAAATAA
- a CDS encoding exodeoxyribonuclease III — MKLISWNIDSLNAALTAESPRALLSRAVIDTLVAEDADIIAIQETKLSDKGPTKKHLEILESYFPGYENTWRSSVEPARKGYAGTLFLYKNHLTPTITFPEIGAPTTMDSEGRIITLEFDDFYVTQVYTPNAGDGLRRLADRQIWDVQYAAYLSQLDSQKPVLATGDYNVAHKEIDLANPASNRQSPGFTDEEREGFTNLLAKGFTDTFRHLHGDVLNAYTWWAQRSRTSKINNTGWRIDYWLVSDRIADKVTKSDMIDSGARQDHTPIVMEIDI; from the coding sequence ATGAAACTCATTTCTTGGAACATTGATTCCCTCAACGCTGCTCTGACAGCAGAATCCCCACGCGCCCTCCTATCCCGCGCCGTCATTGACACACTGGTCGCTGAAGATGCCGACATTATTGCCATTCAGGAAACCAAGCTCTCTGACAAGGGGCCAACCAAAAAACACTTGGAAATCCTTGAAAGCTACTTCCCTGGCTATGAAAATACCTGGCGTTCATCTGTCGAACCTGCACGTAAGGGCTATGCTGGCACCCTCTTCCTCTATAAAAACCACCTGACACCGACCATTACCTTCCCAGAGATTGGTGCGCCAACCACTATGGACTCTGAAGGGCGCATCATCACACTGGAATTTGATGATTTCTATGTTACCCAGGTTTATACGCCAAACGCTGGCGATGGCTTGAGACGATTGGCCGACCGCCAAATCTGGGACGTCCAGTATGCTGCATACCTATCTCAGCTTGACAGCCAAAAACCAGTCCTAGCCACAGGTGACTACAACGTTGCCCACAAGGAAATTGACCTGGCCAACCCAGCTAGCAACCGCCAGTCACCAGGATTTACAGACGAAGAGCGTGAAGGATTTACAAATCTACTTGCTAAAGGCTTCACAGATACCTTCCGCCACTTACATGGGGATGTCCTCAACGCCTATACTTGGTGGGCTCAACGCAGCCGCACCAGCAAAATCAACAACACAGGCTGGAGAATCGACTACTGGTTGGTCAGCGACCGTATCGCTGATAAAGTAACCAAGTCAGATATGATTGATTCTGGTGCCCGCCAAGACCATACACCAATTGTTATGGAAATTGATATCTAA
- a CDS encoding cation transporter: MDPKKIEAHCLTVSAIINGLNGLAGLAVYIMTDLNALLLDGVFSLIAFISSLVAYHISKHSHRKTATFPQGLHFLEPLYAIMKSLATLLLLIFAVLETAATAFAYFVHGIAHKMTTGPVIPYTSIMLFVCFGLFAYNRYMNKKIGNISTIIAAEAKGNLIDGLISAAIGVAFLFLAFIPNKSPLDFLHYTGDFFVTLALALISFKEPLTLLITSFKELAHGTVHLPEIQECLYEILEQYLEETEDVDIHIYKQGMQVRIKIHLQDVEHDIMRQLVAKKPHILDTLKQHHEYITVEYSL; the protein is encoded by the coding sequence ATGGATCCAAAGAAAATTGAAGCACATTGCTTGACCGTTTCTGCTATTATCAATGGCTTAAACGGTTTAGCAGGTCTAGCCGTCTATATCATGACTGACCTAAATGCCCTCTTGCTTGATGGCGTTTTTTCCCTCATTGCCTTTATATCTTCCCTGGTCGCATACCATATCTCCAAGCATAGTCATAGGAAAACGGCAACCTTTCCCCAAGGATTACACTTTTTAGAACCACTCTATGCCATTATGAAATCCTTGGCAACCTTACTTCTCCTGATTTTTGCTGTCTTAGAAACTGCAGCAACCGCCTTTGCCTACTTTGTCCATGGCATTGCCCACAAGATGACCACTGGACCTGTTATCCCCTACACCAGTATAATGCTCTTTGTCTGCTTTGGTCTTTTCGCCTACAATCGCTATATGAATAAAAAAATCGGCAATATTTCTACTATCATCGCCGCCGAGGCCAAGGGCAACCTGATTGATGGTCTGATTTCAGCAGCCATTGGAGTAGCCTTTCTATTCTTAGCCTTTATCCCTAACAAGAGCCCCCTAGATTTTCTGCATTATACAGGTGATTTCTTCGTAACCCTTGCTCTTGCCCTAATCTCATTCAAGGAACCTCTCACCCTACTCATTACCTCATTTAAAGAGCTAGCCCATGGTACTGTCCATCTACCTGAAATTCAAGAATGTCTTTATGAGATATTAGAACAATACTTAGAAGAAACTGAGGATGTGGATATTCATATCTATAAACAAGGCATGCAGGTTCGGATAAAGATACACCTTCAAGATGTTGAACACGACATCATGCGACAGCTTGTAGCCAAGAAGCCCCATATCCTTGATACCCTCAAACAGCACCATGAGTACATCACTGTAGAGTATTCCCTCTAG
- a CDS encoding ABC transporter permease yields MLKGNKRLLILGFILLAWLVLMYVLPYFFTDSITKVDLGHALQGPSQSEWFGTDALGRSVFARVMSGGRESIFSGLLVLFTIVTIGSLIGISSGLVGGKVDQVILLIITAFQAFPAIVLVIAIVGILGVGLQQTVLAMCMVAWTKYAYLTRSITLQLKEESYIKSAKMYGNGFWATITNYYIPMIKPQILTTMSFDIGIVIMEISGLSFIGLGAQVPSPEWGTMINDGRIYIQEAPWIVIFPCIMLMITILLFTKFGDELKKYYNNEVSG; encoded by the coding sequence ATGCTAAAAGGAAACAAAAGGTTATTGATTTTAGGGTTCATTCTTCTTGCTTGGCTAGTGCTGATGTATGTCCTTCCCTATTTTTTTACAGATAGTATTACCAAGGTGGATTTAGGCCATGCCTTGCAAGGACCAAGTCAATCAGAGTGGTTTGGGACAGATGCCCTTGGTCGCTCTGTTTTTGCACGGGTAATGAGTGGCGGTAGAGAAAGTATTTTTTCAGGCCTATTGGTCTTGTTTACCATCGTAACTATTGGCTCCTTGATTGGTATCTCTAGTGGATTAGTTGGTGGTAAGGTTGATCAGGTTATTTTGCTTATCATTACAGCTTTCCAAGCCTTTCCTGCCATTGTCTTGGTTATTGCCATAGTTGGGATTTTAGGTGTTGGGCTCCAGCAGACTGTATTGGCCATGTGCATGGTGGCTTGGACCAAGTACGCTTATCTGACACGTTCCATCACCCTACAACTAAAAGAAGAGTCCTACATTAAATCTGCTAAAATGTATGGAAATGGTTTTTGGGCAACCATCACCAATTATTATATTCCAATGATCAAACCTCAAATATTGACAACCATGAGTTTTGATATTGGTATTGTCATTATGGAGATTTCGGGACTGAGCTTCATTGGTTTAGGTGCGCAGGTGCCTAGTCCAGAATGGGGAACTATGATCAATGACGGGAGAATTTATATTCAGGAAGCACCGTGGATTGTCATTTTTCCTTGTATCATGCTTATGATTACCATTTTACTCTTTACGAAATTTGGGGATGAGTTAAAGAAATATTACAATAATGAGGTTTCAGGTTAA
- a CDS encoding ABC transporter permease produces MLKSITKIILKFILILFCVSFISFLLSYLAPGDPAEAILNQEGVPVTQELLDLTREKLGLNDPFLTQYFRWLSKIVVFDFGVTYNTGAPVWDQLVFYFPNTLYLSMYILLTTLFMSVPTALAMAYKKDSLFDRCLMSLLGILNAIPTFVFGIILILIFSVHLKWFPVQSTANSLGIVLPVVTLALAMSSVYTPQLRTAFLEELHTPFVEGARGRGISEWRIIIFDVLQNTVPFIITLVSLSMGALVSGVTIIEHLYSWPGMGKLLVTVVANQDYPIIQGTVLFVTVGVLTVNLVSQVVIAWLNPKIRLGNK; encoded by the coding sequence ATGTTAAAGAGTATTACAAAGATAATATTAAAATTTATTCTTATCCTATTTTGTGTCAGTTTTATCTCATTCTTGCTTTCTTATCTGGCTCCAGGAGATCCTGCTGAAGCTATTTTGAACCAAGAAGGTGTTCCAGTCACTCAAGAACTGTTGGATTTAACGAGAGAAAAGTTAGGATTAAATGATCCTTTTCTAACTCAGTATTTCAGATGGTTGTCAAAAATTGTGGTCTTTGATTTTGGCGTGACCTACAATACTGGCGCACCCGTATGGGATCAATTAGTGTTTTATTTTCCAAATACCCTCTACCTGTCAATGTATATTCTATTGACTACCTTGTTCATGTCTGTTCCCACAGCCTTGGCAATGGCTTACAAGAAGGATAGTTTGTTTGATAGGTGCTTGATGTCCTTGCTAGGTATTTTGAATGCCATTCCTACCTTTGTTTTCGGGATTATCCTTATATTAATTTTCTCAGTTCACTTAAAATGGTTCCCAGTGCAGTCAACTGCTAATTCCTTGGGGATTGTTTTACCGGTGGTGACCCTGGCCTTAGCTATGTCATCTGTTTATACACCGCAACTACGAACGGCTTTTCTGGAGGAACTACACACCCCTTTTGTAGAAGGTGCTAGGGGAAGAGGCATCAGTGAATGGCGTATTATTATTTTCGATGTCTTACAAAATACCGTGCCGTTTATCATTACGTTAGTTAGTCTTTCTATGGGGGCCTTGGTCAGTGGGGTGACCATTATTGAACATTTGTATTCATGGCCGGGGATGGGTAAACTCCTAGTGACAGTCGTAGCTAATCAGGATTATCCCATAATTCAAGGAACAGTACTATTTGTAACGGTAGGGGTTTTAACGGTTAATCTGGTATCACAAGTAGTGATTGCTTGGCTAAATCCTAAAATTCGTTTAGGGAATAAGTAG
- a CDS encoding DUF2817 domain-containing protein, with product MVIELVEQAPCNTCVKDNFAIADNFSLPYTLIKGGGSRPLVLITAGVHGCEYVGIKTSISLVEDIELKQYKGSVLLLHTVNPTGFYQKMTSLVPEDMVNLNRIFQNSYQEPTLSYHIKQFFRERLLPNVDYLIDLHGGNKEELLTPHVYYSILGDSSVIHQSKELAKVSGSPVIFASSDVGGLYQAAAIDYGIPSILLEQGDSGTCLPEDVHKMRESVRALLASIFEGKEAPKSDQVYYQKSYSFYSGHLACWTCFVRPGDRVNKGQILGQLHTLHGDVLEDFFALETGLVLYQKSNLVTHIGESLITIAY from the coding sequence ATGGTAATTGAACTTGTTGAACAGGCTCCTTGTAATACCTGTGTTAAGGATAATTTTGCCATTGCAGATAATTTTTCACTCCCTTATACATTGATAAAAGGAGGAGGGAGCCGCCCTTTGGTATTGATTACAGCAGGCGTACATGGTTGTGAATACGTTGGTATAAAAACAAGTATATCTCTAGTGGAGGATATTGAACTCAAACAATATAAAGGGTCAGTATTGCTTCTCCATACTGTTAATCCAACGGGTTTTTATCAAAAAATGACCAGTTTAGTACCAGAGGATATGGTTAACCTCAATCGGATATTTCAAAATAGTTATCAAGAGCCGACCTTGAGTTATCATATCAAGCAGTTTTTTAGAGAGCGATTGTTACCGAATGTTGACTATCTCATAGATTTGCATGGTGGCAATAAGGAAGAGCTTCTGACTCCTCATGTTTATTATTCGATTTTAGGAGATTCATCAGTTATTCACCAATCTAAAGAACTTGCCAAAGTAAGCGGAAGTCCAGTTATTTTTGCGTCATCCGATGTTGGTGGTCTGTATCAGGCAGCAGCTATTGATTATGGCATTCCTAGTATTTTATTAGAGCAAGGAGATAGCGGAACCTGCCTGCCTGAAGATGTTCATAAAATGAGAGAATCTGTACGAGCTCTTTTAGCATCTATTTTTGAAGGAAAAGAAGCACCAAAGTCCGACCAAGTCTATTATCAGAAATCCTATTCGTTTTATAGTGGTCATCTAGCGTGTTGGACCTGTTTTGTAAGACCAGGGGATAGGGTTAATAAGGGCCAAATTCTTGGTCAATTACATACCCTACACGGAGATGTCTTGGAGGATTTTTTTGCCTTGGAAACAGGTCTAGTCCTTTATCAGAAGTCAAATTTGGTCACACATATAGGAGAATCGTTAATAACCATTGCATACTAG
- a CDS encoding ABC transporter ATP-binding protein, giving the protein MKSILQCQNLTYFYKNDVGIKNINFELFTGQALGLVGESGSGKSTIAQLLCRLLTLQEGSITLFDKPFQTVSDKEFYRLVQYIPQNPQEFFHPKRRIKESLEEAIDNFKLFPGENKLDVLMRSISEVGLKESHLYQFPHQLSGGECQRASIARALLVNPSLIICDEVTSALDVTIQAEIMKLLGKIKEKHDAAFLFIGHDIALVSQFCEQIIVLKDGQVVEQADTLAMVQHPRSSYTKLLLEAYGNG; this is encoded by the coding sequence ATGAAAAGTATTTTACAATGTCAGAATTTAACCTATTTTTATAAAAATGATGTAGGTATAAAAAACATTAACTTTGAGTTATTTACAGGTCAAGCACTAGGGCTGGTTGGTGAAAGTGGAAGTGGAAAGAGTACGATTGCTCAATTGCTTTGTCGGTTATTGACGTTGCAAGAGGGGAGTATAACATTGTTTGACAAACCTTTTCAGACAGTATCAGACAAAGAATTTTACAGGCTTGTTCAATATATCCCTCAAAATCCTCAGGAGTTTTTTCATCCTAAGAGAAGGATTAAAGAGAGCTTGGAAGAGGCTATTGATAATTTTAAGCTTTTTCCAGGTGAGAACAAACTAGATGTGCTGATGCGTTCTATTTCAGAAGTTGGTCTGAAGGAAAGTCATCTCTATCAATTTCCCCATCAATTAAGCGGGGGAGAATGTCAGCGTGCTAGTATTGCTAGAGCCTTATTGGTCAATCCTTCTCTGATTATTTGTGACGAAGTAACGAGTGCTTTGGATGTGACCATCCAGGCTGAAATCATGAAATTGTTAGGGAAAATAAAAGAAAAGCATGATGCCGCTTTTCTTTTTATCGGTCATGACATTGCCTTGGTTAGTCAGTTTTGTGAACAGATTATCGTTTTAAAGGATGGTCAAGTAGTTGAGCAGGCGGATACCTTGGCCATGGTCCAACATCCACGAAGTAGCTATACCAAGCTACTCTTAGAAGCTTATGGAAATGGTTAG
- a CDS encoding ABC transporter ATP-binding protein encodes MLDISNLTISSPSRDILDNVSLKVTSGESIAIVGESGSGKTTLIKSILALPLTSLRQTAGHIQFEGQTIQLTNKRQELPFIGIDIAWITQNAKASFNEKRTIWAHYQDLYKTYSKYSSDLRTLEECFSLVDLPYSKEIIRKYPFEFSGGQMQRIGIALALVAKPKLLLADEPTSALDALNKKILVHLLKKLHKNEGITLVIVTHDMSVAKDISERLVVMKDGKIVETGTTFEVLSHPKEAYTRKLLAAIPRLRTV; translated from the coding sequence ATGCTAGATATTAGCAATTTAACTATCTCCTCTCCAAGTCGTGATATTTTGGATAATGTCAGTCTTAAAGTGACAAGTGGAGAAAGTATCGCTATTGTCGGTGAGAGTGGGAGCGGAAAAACAACTTTAATCAAGAGTATTCTAGCCCTTCCATTAACGAGCTTAAGACAGACAGCAGGTCACATTCAGTTTGAGGGACAGACCATACAGTTAACCAATAAAAGGCAGGAACTGCCTTTTATTGGTATTGATATTGCTTGGATTACTCAAAATGCTAAAGCAAGTTTTAATGAAAAGCGGACTATCTGGGCACATTATCAGGATTTGTATAAAACCTATAGTAAATATAGTAGCGACTTACGAACCTTAGAGGAGTGCTTTTCCTTAGTTGATTTACCCTATAGTAAGGAAATTATTAGAAAATACCCTTTTGAATTTAGTGGTGGTCAGATGCAACGAATAGGGATTGCACTTGCCTTGGTGGCGAAGCCCAAGCTACTCTTAGCAGATGAACCAACCAGTGCCTTAGATGCCCTAAATAAAAAAATACTTGTTCATTTACTAAAGAAATTGCATAAAAACGAAGGGATAACTCTTGTGATAGTGACCCATGACATGAGTGTTGCAAAGGATATTTCAGAACGCTTAGTTGTGATGAAGGATGGTAAGATTGTTGAAACTGGTACGACTTTCGAGGTTTTATCCCATCCAAAGGAAGCCTATACGAGAAAATTACTAGCTGCCATCCCAAGGTTAAGAACAGTCTAG
- a CDS encoding ABC transporter substrate-binding protein, producing MKNYKKMLAMGLAALVLGACVPTQTSPGTSTDTINIGYSQLPANIHPAEDYNGWFTVRYGVGETLFKLNNDLQVEPWLAEKIESITDLEWKITLKDNITFQNGEKMTGEKVKQSLEHLLSKSDRAKADLGIASISADGQTVIIKTEQRQPIMANLLAEPYSVIIDVSAEPLAEQGPVATGPYKLTKYIAESGAELEAYEGYWAGTPKTKNLKIKYFTDATAIAAALKSGEVDAVYGLPYANLETFKSDSSNFKTSEVEGSRYVQFSYNLEQAEGQDKQFRQALDTLVDKETYTASLFKGAAKVADTAFPNNFEFALGTSVHEYNVEKAVQLLDEAGYKDTNGDGLREANGQNIKLDLVTYNRLAEMPLSVQAFQQQLKEVGIDSEIITVDKPTTAVSENIYDVLTYTVVAAPIGDPYAYYKSVFYTNGSANIAHYSNPAVDSLIDQLQVEPDQAKRNELSKQIQKLVDEDYIFTYIGHFKVALVMDNNLQGFESHATDYYHVTNQIVKE from the coding sequence ATGAAGAACTATAAAAAAATGTTGGCAATGGGTTTGGCTGCTCTAGTATTGGGAGCATGTGTACCGACACAAACCAGTCCAGGTACAAGCACTGATACCATCAACATTGGTTATTCTCAACTTCCAGCTAATATCCATCCAGCTGAAGATTATAATGGCTGGTTCACCGTGCGCTACGGTGTCGGAGAAACCTTGTTCAAATTGAACAACGATTTACAAGTAGAGCCTTGGCTGGCAGAAAAAATTGAATCAATTACTGATTTGGAGTGGAAAATTACTTTAAAAGATAATATTACTTTCCAAAATGGTGAAAAAATGACTGGTGAAAAGGTCAAGCAGTCATTGGAGCATCTTCTATCGAAGAGTGATCGAGCAAAAGCGGACTTAGGAATTGCATCTATCAGTGCAGACGGTCAAACGGTTATTATAAAAACAGAGCAACGACAACCCATCATGGCTAACCTCTTAGCAGAGCCTTATTCGGTCATTATTGATGTTAGTGCAGAGCCGCTAGCAGAACAAGGACCGGTCGCTACAGGGCCTTATAAATTAACCAAATATATTGCAGAGAGTGGTGCCGAATTGGAAGCCTATGAAGGCTACTGGGCAGGTACACCAAAAACAAAGAATTTAAAGATTAAGTACTTTACAGATGCAACAGCTATTGCTGCTGCTCTAAAATCAGGTGAAGTGGATGCGGTATATGGTCTGCCTTATGCCAACCTTGAAACCTTCAAATCAGACAGTAGCAATTTTAAAACTTCTGAAGTAGAGGGATCCAGATATGTTCAATTTAGCTATAACTTGGAGCAAGCAGAAGGTCAGGATAAACAATTCCGCCAGGCTTTAGATACTCTGGTAGATAAGGAAACTTACACTGCTTCCTTGTTCAAAGGTGCAGCTAAAGTAGCAGATACTGCTTTTCCAAATAACTTCGAATTTGCCTTGGGAACAAGTGTTCACGAGTACAATGTAGAAAAAGCAGTACAATTGTTGGATGAGGCAGGATACAAAGATACAAACGGAGATGGACTAAGAGAGGCCAATGGTCAGAATATAAAATTGGACTTGGTCACTTATAATCGTCTCGCAGAGATGCCATTATCTGTTCAAGCTTTCCAACAACAACTGAAGGAAGTTGGTATTGATTCGGAAATTATCACTGTGGATAAACCGACTACGGCGGTCTCTGAGAATATATATGATGTCCTCACTTATACCGTAGTTGCAGCCCCAATTGGGGATCCATATGCCTATTACAAGAGTGTCTTTTATACTAACGGATCTGCAAATATTGCCCACTACTCAAATCCAGCAGTAGATAGCCTTATCGATCAGTTGCAGGTCGAGCCTGATCAAGCAAAGCGTAACGAATTAAGCAAACAAATTCAAAAATTAGTTGATGAGGATTATATCTTTACCTATATTGGTCATTTTAAAGTAGCGCTTGTCATGGATAATAATCTTCAAGGATTTGAATCACATGCGACAGATTATTACCATGTGACAAATCAGATTGTGAAGGAATAA
- a CDS encoding lysophospholipid acyltransferase family protein, translating into MFYSYLRTLLTFLLWAINGNIHYHDRENILPKEENYILIAPHKTFWDPVFLGYAAAPKQFIFMAKKELFKDRGFGWWISKCGAFPIDRENPGMAAIKYPVNMLKKSDRSLVMFPSGSRHSSELKGGVAVIAKSAKVKLMPATYVGPMTIKGLLAGERIDVAFGNPIDISDIKRMDDAGTAEVTSRIEAEFKRLDNHAASFQTKKKPNILTYIYRVPVLLLVALVLGLTYVFSYIASFFWQPSTQLDKK; encoded by the coding sequence ATGTTTTATTCTTATCTACGAACGCTATTAACTTTTTTACTTTGGGCTATCAATGGTAATATCCATTATCATGATAGAGAAAATATTTTGCCAAAGGAAGAAAATTATATCCTCATCGCCCCACATAAGACCTTCTGGGATCCTGTTTTTCTGGGCTATGCGGCTGCACCCAAGCAGTTTATCTTTATGGCTAAAAAAGAACTCTTCAAGGATCGTGGCTTTGGTTGGTGGATTAGCAAGTGTGGTGCCTTTCCCATTGACCGTGAAAATCCTGGCATGGCAGCCATCAAGTATCCTGTCAATATGTTGAAAAAAAGTGACCGCTCACTTGTCATGTTCCCTTCTGGTAGCCGTCATTCCTCTGAACTAAAAGGTGGAGTAGCAGTCATCGCAAAGTCAGCCAAGGTCAAACTCATGCCAGCAACCTATGTGGGACCAATGACTATCAAAGGACTTTTAGCTGGTGAACGAATTGACGTAGCCTTCGGAAATCCAATCGATATTTCAGACATCAAGCGCATGGATGACGCGGGTACGGCAGAAGTGACCAGCCGTATCGAAGCGGAATTCAAGCGATTGGATAACCATGCAGCTTCTTTCCAGACCAAGAAAAAGCCAAATATCTTGACCTATATCTATCGTGTTCCTGTGCTCTTATTGGTTGCCCTTGTTCTAGGTCTAACCTATGTCTTTAGCTATATCGCTAGTTTTTTCTGGCAACCAAGCACGCAATTGGATAAAAAATAA